From the genome of Fusarium fujikuroi IMI 58289 draft genome, chromosome FFUJ_chr06:
GCCAACGTGATGGCAAGACGGGCGCAGTAGTGGCCGATGGGGGCTGCAAATGTGAGGCCATGGAACCTGTCCTTGTTCGCGGGATCTCGAGAGCGAGCTGAGCTTCGGTCTTGGCCAATCGCTCCTGGAGCTCCTGCAGCTGTTCATCGCGAGTACGACGCTGAGAAATCGGGCTGTACCCGCAAGGTTGATTGAGCCGGTCGCATCGTCTTTGCGGGACATAGGCcaaagcttcagcttcacgTTGCATCTAGTCACCTTTATTCCAGTGTGCAACATACGTTGACGGACTGAAACTGGTCTGGGCTTGTATGGGACAGACAGAACAAACCTGCATTTTGGCAAAGCCCTATCACACCGGACCTTTCGCTCTCTGCTCGTCGAACCTAGTCGTCAGTTCAACTTTCGAAAAAGGTACACAGTGCATATCGATGCGGGGACGGgcttgtcttggcttgacttgcCTGCAAATCTCGCATGCGTGACGGGCCGTCAAGGGAGAACGGCCGGGTGAGGATGGCCTGATCATGGCATATGATCTATCGGTCTCGGGGTACGCAGACAAACTAGGACAATACGCGCATCTAGGTCGAGCAGCCAAGCAATGAGGGAGAATGGCTGGTAAGGGGAAAtgcaagaagaaccagatcACGACAtgcaacaaacaaacaggaACCAACATGAAGATGGGAGGAGCAACTTGCGGACCAGAGCTCTTATCGATACCACTGCAGGGGCCGTGCGCGCCGTCTGTCTTGGCTTTATGCTTGTTTTTCCTCCGTCACAGCAAAACTCCATTTATAAGCGACATCAATAAAAACAACTAAAAATAAATGTTGGTATGAAAGCTGAGTTCACCCGGTTGAGCATGCGAAATATCTCCGTCACGATCGCGATGTTTCAGTAGAAAGCATGAATCTCAAATCAAAGAATTTGTACGCAAGACATAAAACTTGTACTGACCATTCCCCCACTTACGCGTTCACCGGGGAAGACTGACAGTCTGTCTTGGTGATTTCACCGGCAATGCATAATTCAATCACCCCCAGGAAAGAATTATCAAAAGGAAGCCTTGTTTATAGGATTCGTTTATTGAGACAAAACATCTTGCTGAGATTTACTCCAAACGGCATAAATTCCTCCTGTGTCGCATTCCCCAGAGCCGCTTAGTGGAGAGATTCAAGCTGGTCACGAGAGCTGTTCAAGGCTCGTGCAAATATCTGCTCTCAGTTGAACGAGAAATATCCATTGACCGTGTACAGCTGACCATTGGCCTCCCACGATCCACTCAGCTGCTTCGAGCCACCCTTGGGGCACTGGTTGATGATGTCCCTAGAAGAATTAGACGAGTCAGAACTAAATATCGAATCACATACTCTGTAGCATCCTGTCACAGCACCAATTAGCATAGTCTACCATGTAAGCTTGGAATACGTACCCAGCAGTCCTTGAAACCCTTCTTACCACCAGTGTTCTTGCGCTTGATCTCAACATTCAGGATAgtgtcaacaccaagacccttGACAGTAAAAGATCCCGAGGTGGTACAAGCCTCCTGGTAAGTACAGCCTGAGTTACTACACATTCTCTCACGAGCATCCCAATAAGCTGTGATGAACTTTCCTACGTCCTTGTTACCGTTGCCGAAACAGTCTGCAGCCAGGGCCGAGGTGGCCAAGACTGTGAGGGCGTAGAAGTTAATGAGCTGCATTGTGTAGGAATCGGTGGGGACTTTGAAGTTGAGTCTTGAGAGGCTTGAGTTCTTGTGGGATGACGGTATATTCAGATGGTTTTATAATTGAGGAAATATGGTAGATCGGGTTGTCGGTGAAGGAACTTGATATCCTTTCCACCAATACGAGTTTTCACTGCATGCTCGCGCATATTCGAAGGTGCATTTCTTCCGCACCGTCCGCACCATCCTTTTTGAGAAAGAGGTACTTTCCTTTGTCCCCGTCGACTGCTCTAGAATAGCTTAAGCGATGCCAGCTGGGTTAACTCTTTGGCCACTGTTACCGTTCGGTCGGCCGCCTCGTGGATAGTCGCACCCTATTGGCTTCCTTTCACTAATCCCATTCGCTATCAATATGGGTCCACTCTGACAAAGCAGTTATTGTTGCGAATGGAGCCCAATAAAAGGCCGTGTAAGCTGTTAGTAATGTTCTGCGTTGTGTTATCTTGCATATGGCCACTGCTGAGCCTCACTCATACTTCAATATCCGTCTGCAATGATATCCAAACTGACTATGCACGTGGACCTTTGTTGCTACCTCCACAAATTTGAGATTAACTCTTTgcttaaggttaaattagtaaataatttTCAACAATGTAGTACCATTTCGGCTTATTGAAATCTTCTCGATACTCGATACTggaacaagacaagacttttAGGGGGAAGATTGTGAATAGTTACTCTTTTTTGAGCACGCATCAAGAGTAATCTGTCATGTTCCTAGGTGATGAGTTCTAAATGACATATGGCTTATCATCCTTGAAAATCAACCCAGGCTTTCTCTCGGCCAAATCCAGGACCATTTCGGCAAAATAGCTATTGGCCCAAGCAAACCACGGTCGTGTAAAAACAGACGAGTTGTAAATATTCACACTCTCGTGGATCAACCCTAGACCTGCAGTATTCTCCATGATCATATTGAGTCGCTCAGTGATCTCATTGTCATCATCTGTTCCATAGATAGCTGAGACATGTGCCATAGGCCATGGGTTAGTCGCATTCGCGTGCGGTCCACCAATTCCACTGAACTTCTTTCCAACAGCGTAATAAGGGTTCGCTCGTGAGAAAAGAGTagacttggtcttcttgtATGTAGGATCGTCGCGCTTGAGAAAGCCTAGATATGGCAGGGATACGAGGCTAGGGACGTTGGCATCATCCATAATGTACTGGCCGCCATATCCATTGGTCTCGTAAGCGAAAATACCATTCGCAGTGAGAGTGTGGTTCCAAACAGCTTGTCGAATCGTCTCGGCATGGCCACGCAGCGTTGTAGAGAGGCCCTTTTGACCTCCCACTTTGTCCAATACATTGGCAACGTTATCGAGCTCAACTGACATCATGGCATTGTCGGAAGTGATGTAGTTGAAGACTGATAGGTCATCTGAAGGACGATGGCTGCAGCCAACGAGACCATTGGCTAGCTTCGGTTCACCATTTCCGCTATTGGGTACTGGGGGAGAGAGTGATCCTGCTTGGCCTGTCCAGTTGTAGTAGCTGATGTAAGACCAATCTTCGGCCCATGTGCTTTGAGATTGTTCATCAATGACTCGGAGGATTTGCTTCATGGCAGATTTGACTGTCGTATATCAGTAAGTTAGTGAAAACACCATGAATTCGTTAACGTACAATTGTCGTTGATGAAAGAAGCATCTTTGGTGTTATCATAGTATGATCGTgcgatcttgaggaagccagCCAGAGAGTCAAGTTCGTACTGAAAGTAGTTAGCCAATGGTATGGTAGCATGTCAGAGCGATGACATACCTTGCACTCGAACACTGTTTGATTGTCGACTGGTCTATGAACCGCTGATGTTAGTTTGAGTTCAGGAAGAACATAGGGCCTTGGGCAAAACATACGGGTTGACAGTAACAAGTGTAGCATAGTCCTATTCACCGCGTTAATATTGCCAGATCAGTTATGATATAACATCTCCTCAGGGTTCATACATTGACTGAAGGGCTCAGACCACTCTCGGGCGGTGGTTGGAAGGAGCCTTGGCGCTCTCAATTAGCTCATAGTCTCTTGTGGTCAAATAGAATGGCACATACCGCAATACGGGTACTCAGAAATGTATCTCGCCTCAGTATTGATGATAGCCTTGACGAGGGCCTTCAAGTTTTTATCTTGGGGCAGAAGCTTGTACAGATGGGCAAATTGATTGCCCGTATCGCGTAGCCATTGTGCACTTTTCACTCTTTGTTAGTGGATTCCCATGAAACGAACGTTGATGCATACGTGATATCCTAGGCATTATATTAGCCAACATTCTCAAGGAAAAGTCGAAAGACCTACACCAGTAACAATAAAAGCTAGATTTTTCTTCGCATCGAAATACTTGACCGTCGTGTCGAGTGTCGATGGGAACGTATTCTCAAACAGACGCGCCAGGTCAGGATTCTTGACGCGCTTCTTGATGTCGCTGATGACTTTCTAAAATCAAGTCAGCCATGAGGGATCTCATTTCAAGGTATTTGTGGACGCACCTCAACAGCTGGGCTCTTGAAAGTCCTGCATTCTTCACTTGGCCTCATAAACGGCAGCTTCAACTTGCCAGACGAAAGCGGCTTGTGCGGTTTCTGCGAATAGTCGACATAATCAGGACAGGAGCTCGGCGTGCGACTCTGCGGCTCGTAATCCTTCCAAGTGGCTGCATCAGCGCTCTGCAGAAGAGCTATCGCACCAGTCACAGCGGTGAGGAATTTCATCGTTGCGCTGTTCTTGACCAAACCAAGATGGAAAAGGAGGAAACCTTCATTTTATGAGAGGAAACCAAGGAAGCTTTAAAGTTTGTATTCATCTCCGACGGCCCCGGAAGTTCATGCAGATCTTGTTCGGTATTGGTTTAATATGCGGGGGAAAGTTGCATTTGACCCTGATCCTATGTAACGTTGAGACGTTGTCGGGCCTTTTGTAAACAGTGAATATCGTGACGTAGTTGGTTTGATTCTTGGTTGACTTTGTGTAAAGCTATCGTGATTGGCGCGCTTAATAGAGTTGAGTTCCTCTTAGTTATGAATTGAACTGCCGAATGCTCAAGCCACATACTTACGACGATAGTCGACTTGTCAAGAATCAATAAATTGAGGTAAAGCTTTTCGCTTCTAGCGAGAAATCATCACGATGTTAAAAATTCATGATTTTATGAGTTCCCGGACTTCTCACCGATTTATGTGGATGCTTCGGCAGTCACTTATACCGAGTTCGGCGAAGTTGAGGGGTTCGGCGACAACTTTAGACCCGCGGACATCATGcgacgacttcttcctcggcattTCCCACGATAGCTTCAAAATTCCTAAACTGCCAATATCTTGCTTGATATCTTAGCAAATTTTGTTTTAACGCCCTAACTTGATCGCACCGACCAGAGGatattcatcatggctgactTCACTCAATATGGACATGCAACAGCAGAATGGCTAGCCGTCACGGATAGCAGGCCGCCTATTCCAGGCCATCTTGACCTGAAGGAGATGCAGCGCCTCACGAACATGTACCGAGAACAACTGGCCCAGAGCGAGATGGAGAAACTCAAAGACTACCCTATTCACATGAAAGATTACACCGTCACTTCAAGAGACGGCTTTCCTCTTGAGGTTCGAACCTACAGACCTGCTTCTGCCGAAGAGGGCTCTCGTCTTCCTGTCTACATCCATCTCCACGGCGGCGGTTATGTCTTTGGAAACATTCCATCTGAAGATGCTATCTGCACTCGCATCGCAGTCATGGCCAATATCACGgtcgtcaatctcaactaTCGTCATGCCCCGGATTATGCTTATCCCACAGCATGGGAAGACGTCGTCGACGCATTTCACTGGGTTCATGATCACATTGACGAACTTCTCGGAGTTCCTAGCCAAGTCGTTGTCGGTGGAATCTCAGCTGGTGCCCAACTAGCAGCCTCCTTGACGCTTCGTCAGAATATCGCTCCTGATGCTCTTTCACGACCGAAGCTCGCTGGTCAGGTGTTGATGATTCCTGCTCTTGTTCATCCCGATTGCTACGCACCTATCATGGAGCAGATGAGGGAaccttctttgtcttcataTGTTCAGAATGCGGATGCTCCGTTGATCAACAAGGCAGCGCTCGATAAGTTTACTGGGCTATTGAAGATTCAAAATCCGGACCCGAAAGACGTATGCTTCAATGTTGGACTTGCAACTGTTgagcagctcaagaacaTGCCGCCTTCGACGCTGGGTATTTGTGGCTTGGATCCCTTGAGAGACGAAGCTCTCTTCTATGGACagaagcttgttgaggcAGGGTAAGTCGTGAAACAAGCGACCCCATTATCAATTCTGACTGAATTTACAGGACACCCACGAACGTACATGTTTTCAATGGTCTACCTCACGGCTTCCGCCGCTTCGGAGACCAATTGACTGAGAGCAAGAGGTGGGACAAGGTCATGGAGGATGGAATCAAGTGGGCGCTCTCGAAGCCCGAGCCTTCAGGAAAGTTTGAGATCAAGCTAGAGTGAATATGCAGAATACGTTCGCGAATAACACATCATATTGTATATACATAGAATTTGACGATTTTGTCTATCTGTGTGAAGTATGCGTTTTCGTTTTGGGGCTGTACTAGCAAGGTATTATCTAAGTCCGATATcccgtccttcttctcgcctcTATTTCATGAGCACTATCATCTCTTGTCCATATTCTATTGAAAGGTTCTTCCATGCTCCGTGACAGCGTTTTGGTTATCCAC
Proteins encoded in this window:
- a CDS encoding related to lipase/esterase — its product is MADFTQYGHATAEWLAVTDSRPPIPGHLDLKEMQRLTNMYREQLAQSEMEKLKDYPIHMKDYTVTSRDGFPLEVRTYRPASAEEGSRLPVYIHLHGGGYVFGNIPSEDAICTRIAVMANITVVNLNYRHAPDYAYPTAWEDVVDAFHWVHDHIDELLGVPSQVVVGGISAGAQLAASLTLRQNIAPDALSRPKLAGQVLMIPALVHPDCYAPIMEQMREPSLSSYVQNADAPLINKAALDKFTGLLKIQNPDPKDVCFNVGLATVEQLKNMPPSTLGICGLDPLRDEALFYGQKLVEAGTPTNVHVFNGLPHGFRRFGDQLTESKRWDKVMEDGIKWALSKPEPSGKFEIKLE